The proteins below come from a single Ovis canadensis isolate MfBH-ARS-UI-01 breed Bighorn chromosome 23, ARS-UI_OviCan_v2, whole genome shotgun sequence genomic window:
- the MRO gene encoding protein maestro isoform X2 produces MDQTPRRMLGQPPSSPTTQPKKKSTSVMSFFSKVSWNLRLQKQEPLKNVFFILAETARDPSVKKRHMVMSGLGTMACETPDKVRKYKKIILDLLVNGLYDPVSSEVIHESMKTLTIILDKIRGKALGSFFIDITLQTRTLLDDENDSLRYSAFVLFGQLAALAGRKWRRFFTRQVKQTQDSLLTHLQDRNPQVAKACKTTFRACSPYLRQSKDYSFQNEEDQRNSKLCRQLSHYHPELLQFFYANKIL; encoded by the exons ATGGACCAAACACCGAGAAGAATGCTGGGCCAGCCCCCTTCCAGCCCCACCACCCAGCCCAAGAAGAAAAGCACATCAGTGATGTCTTTCTTTTCCAAG GTCTCTTGGAATCTGAGGCTCCAGAAGCAGGAACCTCTGAAGAATGTGTTTTTCATCTTGGCAGAGACAGCCCGGGACCCCAGTGTTAAAAAGCGTCATATGGTGATGAGCGGCCTGGGAACCATGGCCTGTGAGACCCCGGACAAG GTGAGAAAGTATAAGAAGATTATCCTAGACCTGCTGGTGAACGGTCTCTATGACCCGGTGAGTTCGGAAGTCATCCATGAAAGCATGAAAACCCTGACCATCATCCTGGACAAGATTCGGGGGAAAGCCCTGGGCTCCTTCTTCATAGACATCACCCTTCAGACCCGGACTCTGCTTGATGAC GAGAATGACAGCCTGAGATACTCGGCCTTTGTCTTGTTTGGGCAATTGGCTGCCCTTGCTGGACGGAAGTGGAGGAGATTCTTCACCCGTCAGGTGAAGCAGACTCAGGACTCCCTCCTGACCCACTTACAGGACAGGAATCCCCAGGTGGCCAAG GCCTGCAAAACAACTTTTCGAGCTTGTTCTCCGTATCTGAGACAAAGCAAGGACTACAGCTTCCAGAATGAGGAGGATCAAAGGAACTCTAAACTCTGCCGGCAGCTG AGCCACTACCATCCCGAGCTCCTGCAGTTCTTCTATGCAAATAAAATCCTGTAG
- the MRO gene encoding protein maestro isoform X1, giving the protein MDQTPRRMLGQPPSSPTTQPKKKSTSVMSFFSKVSWNLRLQKQEPLKNVFFILAETARDPSVKKRHMVMSGLGTMACETPDKVRKYKKIILDLLVNGLYDPVSSEVIHESMKTLTIILDKIRGKALGSFFIDITLQTRTLLDDENDSLRYSAFVLFGQLAALAGRKWRRFFTRQVKQTQDSLLTHLQDRNPQVAKACKTTFRACSPYLRQSKDYSFQNEEDQRNSKLCRQLVSERGQETFFQSLRSRCRC; this is encoded by the exons ATGGACCAAACACCGAGAAGAATGCTGGGCCAGCCCCCTTCCAGCCCCACCACCCAGCCCAAGAAGAAAAGCACATCAGTGATGTCTTTCTTTTCCAAG GTCTCTTGGAATCTGAGGCTCCAGAAGCAGGAACCTCTGAAGAATGTGTTTTTCATCTTGGCAGAGACAGCCCGGGACCCCAGTGTTAAAAAGCGTCATATGGTGATGAGCGGCCTGGGAACCATGGCCTGTGAGACCCCGGACAAG GTGAGAAAGTATAAGAAGATTATCCTAGACCTGCTGGTGAACGGTCTCTATGACCCGGTGAGTTCGGAAGTCATCCATGAAAGCATGAAAACCCTGACCATCATCCTGGACAAGATTCGGGGGAAAGCCCTGGGCTCCTTCTTCATAGACATCACCCTTCAGACCCGGACTCTGCTTGATGAC GAGAATGACAGCCTGAGATACTCGGCCTTTGTCTTGTTTGGGCAATTGGCTGCCCTTGCTGGACGGAAGTGGAGGAGATTCTTCACCCGTCAGGTGAAGCAGACTCAGGACTCCCTCCTGACCCACTTACAGGACAGGAATCCCCAGGTGGCCAAG GCCTGCAAAACAACTTTTCGAGCTTGTTCTCCGTATCTGAGACAAAGCAAGGACTACAGCTTCCAGAATGAGGAGGATCAAAGGAACTCTAAACTCTGCCGGCAGCTGGTGAGTGAGCGAGGGCAGGAGACGTTCTTCCAGTCCCTGCGCAGTCGATGCCGGTGTTAA